In the genome of Vanacampus margaritifer isolate UIUO_Vmar chromosome 1, RoL_Vmar_1.0, whole genome shotgun sequence, one region contains:
- the fbxo30a gene encoding F-box only protein 30a, whose translation MESLHPHCLKCINRRCMVRPEAGQSCDLIGCPLVCGAVFHACKLPEHRLLCPYERLPCLNSGFGCPFAVARAKMAQHLETCPASIVCCTMEWNRWPVSYADRKSYENLSQDFDEVEQLDMALALQDQRMLLESLKVTTNVSKDGKGDSDKMATAPSGEATNGAVEMEEEPYSDLYRASVETSRSLAAALDILTHSKGVGLNGENGGAGKNVDMRESDSDSECELGAVGGANEDDGALAWPEEDFVELFFDDKEDDIEDPVEEKEALEPVWPEAARDLVPAIMPDPHPQPLAAPMPFLLSDHVRNNFLHQLPTELRYRCLERKLQNVEVLRGISMFTFNGRRVLLSDPYLFRAKMEDKAVDTSDLEVADDPMGLHGIDLITAALLFCLGDSPGGRGISDSRFVDGYHIDFGTQTFSFPSAILATNTMVGDIASASACDHASPQLSNPSPFHTLRLDLVLECVARYQTKQRSMFTFVCGQLFRRDEFSSHFKNVHGDIHAGLNGWMEQRCPLAYYGCTYSQRRFCPSVQGFRIIHDRHLGSFGVQPGLPAKSGDKPPRNSRPGFKCDQFSGLPFEVLQHVASFLDSFSLCQLSRTSRAMRDVCASLLQMRGMVVLLWEKKRREDGSLSWQITDKVWRFSTAFGTVNEWKFANITSMADHLKKCKFNTVARREEAIPLPCMCFTRELTKEGRCLRSVLKPVA comes from the exons ATGGAAAGTCTGCACCCGCACTGCCTTAAATGCATCAACCGGAGGTGCATGGTGCGGCCGGAGGCGGGTCAGTCCTGTGACCTCATCGGCTGCCCGCTGGTGTGCGGCGCCGTCTTCCATGCGTGCAAGCTGCCAGAGCACCGCCTGCTGTGTCCGTACGAGCGCCTGCCGTGCCTCAACAGCGGTTTCGGCTGCCCCTTTGCCGTGGCCCGGGCCAAGATGGCGCAGCACTTGGAGACTTGTCCCGCCAGCATCGTCTGCTGCACCATGGAGTGGAACCGCTGGCCAGTCAGCTACGCTGATCGCAAGTCCTATGAGAACCTGAGTCAGGACTTTGACGAGGTGGAGCAGCTGGACATGGCACTGGCCCTGCAG GACCAGCGAATGCTCCTGGAGTCCCTCAAGGTCACCACCAACGTGTCCAAGGACGGCAAAGGGGACAGCGACAAGATGGCAACGGCTCCCAGCGGCGAGGCCACCAACGGAGCAGTGGAGATGGAGGAGGAGCCATACAGCGACTTGTACCGAGCCTCGGTGGAGACGAGCCGGAGCTTGGCGGCGGCCTTGGACATCCTCACGCACTCCAAAGGCGTCGGTCTAAACGGGGAAAACGGCGGCGCGGGGAAGAACGTGGACATGCGCGAGAGTGACTCGGACTCCGAGTGCGAGCTGGGGGCGGTGGGTGGCGCAAACGAGGACGACGGGGCTCTCGCTTGGCCGGAGGAGGATTTTGTGGAGTTGTTTTTTGATGATAAGGAAGATGACATCGAAGACCCGGTAGAGGAGAAAGAGGCGCTGGAGCCCGTGTGGCCCGAGGCGGCTCGGGACTTGGTACCCGCCATCATGCCGGACCCCCACCCGCAACCGCTGGCTGCACCCATGCCCTTCCTCCTCTCAGACCACGTGAGGAACAACTTTTTGCACCAGCTACCCACCGAGCTCAGGTACCGCTGCCTGGAGCGCAAACTCCAGAATGTAGAAGTCCTGCGCGGGATCAGCATGTTTACATTCAACGGGCGCCGCGTGCTTCTCTCGGACCCGTACCTCTTCCGTGCCAAGATGGAAGACAAGGCGGTGGACACGTCGGACCTGGAGGTGGCCGACGACCCCATGGGTCTGCACGGGATCGACCTGATCACGGCCGCCTTGCTCTTCTGCTTGGGCGACTCGCCTGGCGGGCGCGGCATCTCCGACAGCCGCTTCGTGGACGGCTATCACATCGACTTTGGCACGCAGACATTTTCCTTCCCCTCCGCCATCCTGGCCACCAACACCATGGTGGGCGACATCGCGTCGGCGTCAGCTTGCGACCACGCCAGCCCGCAGCTGTCCAACCCCAGCCCCTTCCACACGCTGCGCCTGGACCTGGTGCTGGAGTGCGTGGCGCGCTACCAAACCAAGCAGCGCTCCATGTTCACCTTCGTGTGCGGCCAGCTGTTCCGTCGCGACGAGTTCTCCTCGCACTTCAAGAACGTGCACGGCGACATCCACGCCGGGCTCAACGGCTGGATGGAGCAACGCTGCCCCCTGGCGTACTATGGCTGCACCTACTCGCAGAGGCGCTTCTGCCCGTCGGTGCAGGGTTTCCGCATCATCCACGACCGCCACCTGGGCTCCTTCGGCGTGCAGCCGGGCCTCCCCGCCAAAAGCGGCGACAAGCCGCCGAGGAACTCCCGCCCGGGCTTCAAGTGCGACCAGTTTAGCGGGCTGCCCTTCGAGGTGCTGCAGCACGTGGCCAGCTTCCTGGACAGCTTCAGCCTGTGTCAGCTGTCCAGGACGTCGCGCGCCATGAGGGACGTGTGCGCCAGCCTCCTCCAGATGCGCGGCATGGTCGTCCTGCTGTGGGAGAAGAAGCGGCGGGAGGACGGCTCGCTGTCGTGGCAGATCACGGACAAG GTGTGGCGCTTCAGCACGGCCTTCGGCACGGTGAACGAGTGGAAGTTCGCCAACATCACCAGCATGGCGGACCACCTGAAGAAGTGCAAGTTCAACACGGTGGCGCGGCGCGAGGAGGCCATCCCGCTGCCCTGCATGTGTTTCACCCGGGAGCTGACCAAGGAGGGCCGCTGTTTACGCTCTGTGCTCAAGCCCGTGGCCTAA